Genomic DNA from Paracoccus aminophilus JCM 7686:
GGCGCGAGAGAATGTCGCGCCCGAGCGAATCCGTGCCCAGCCAATGCGCCGCCGACGGCGGCTTCAACCGGTCGCCGAGGTTTTGCGCATAGGGGCTATAGGGCGACAGGAGCGGCGCGAAGATGGCCGTCAGCACGAGCAGGATCAGGATGATCAGCCCCAGCATCGCCAGCTTGTTGCGGCGAAACGTCAGCCAGCCCTGATAAAGCGCGCCAAGCCTTGCCTGCCGCCGCGTCTGCGGGGCATCGGACAAGAGCCATTCGCGCCTCGTCATCTCACTCATGGGAGTCCTTTCGAATGGTCGTCCAGCTCACTCGGACCGGGGGTCGAGGATGCGGTAGAGAATATCGCTCAGAAGGTTCAGACCGATGAAGCAGGTGCCAATGACGACCGTGCCGCCCAGAACCGCGTTCATGTCACCCGCGAGCATCGCTTTGGTCACATATTGCCCAATGCCGGGCCAGCTGAAGATGATCTCGGTCAGGACCGAGCCCTCCAGCAGCGAGGCAAAACTCAGCGCAATCACCGTGACCAGCGGCACCGCAATATTGCGGAAGGCATGGCGCCAGATCACCCGGGTCTCGGACAGGCCCTTCACGCGCGCGGTCAGGATATATTCCGACGACATTTGCTCCAGCATGAAGCTGCGGGTCATGCGGCTGATATAGGCGAGGCTAAAATAGCCCAAGAGCGTCGCGGGCAGGATGATATGGGAAAACGCATCGCGGAAGGCCGCCCAATCGCCCGCGATCAGGCTGTCGATCAGGATCATGCCGGTGCGCTCGGTCACCATGCCGTCAAAGAGAATGCCTTGGCGGCCCGGTCCACCGACCCAGCCGAGGATGCCGTAAAAGACCAAAAGCCCCATCAGCCCGAGCCAGAAGATCGGCATCGAATAGCCGACCAGCGCCACGACCCGCGCGATCTGGTCGATCCAGCCGCCACGGCGCGCGGCGGCAATGACGCCAAGTGGCACACCGACGCTCACGCCGATCAGCGTGCCAAGCGCGGCGAGCTCCAAGGTTGCCGGGAAGACGCGCTTGAGATCGGAGACCACCGGATGGCCAGTCGAGATCGACATGCCGAAATTGCCATGCAGCACATCCCAGACATAGATCGCGAATTGGCGCCACAGCGGCTGGTCGAGCCCCAGCGCGCGGTAGGCCGCATCATATTGCGCCTGCGTCGCCCGCTCGCCCACGATCTTGAGCACCGGGTCGATCGGCATGACGCGACCAATGATGAAGGTCACGACCAGAAGGCCGAGCAGCGTCAGGGCAAGCGACAGCAAAAGGCCGCCAAAAAGGCGCAGCCTGCGGCCAAGCGCCGATGAGCCAAAGGAAGGGGCTCCGTTCGGGGCCGGGGAATGCGGGGCCGGCGCGGCGGAGTTGTCTCCGCCCGCGCCTTTGACTGTATCGCTCACGTTCAAGGATTATTCGCCCTTGGTGACCTGACGATAGTAGACCGAAGCCACGGCGCCGCCGCTGTTCCAATGGTCCACATTCTTCTGCATCGCATCCTGACCGATCTTCTGGAAGAGCGGCACGATCGGCGCGATATCGCGATATTCCTGCTGGATATCGAGATATTCCTGCTTACGCTTGTCGGCATCGCCTTCGAGCGTCGCCGCCATTGCCTTCTTCTGCAGATCCTCCGGCACGGCCCAGGCGTTGCGCCATGCGAGCTCGGAATGCTTCACATCCGGCGAGTTGTTCGGGTTGATCGCGAAGGTCGAGACGTTGGTGTTCGGATCCGCGTAATCGGTGCCCCATTCGCCGATGAAGATCGGGACCTGACGCGCGCGGTAAGCATCGAGCACCTGCGCCCCGGTCATCTGCTGGATTTCCAGCGTCAGCCCGGCCTGCGCCATCGAGGCTTGCAGCGTCTGCGCGACGTTGACGTAATCGGCGATATCGCGGACGACAGTCTTGATCGTGCCCGAGGTGATCCCGGCATCGTTCAGGATCTTCTTGGCCTTTTCAACGTCATAGGTCCAAGGATTGTCGTCGCTCGCGCCCAGATAGCCGGTCGGAACGATGTTTTGGTGAACCTTCCACTGGCCTTTCAGGAAGCTGCCTTCCATCCCCTTGTAATCGACGAGATATTTCATCGCCTCGATCACCGCCGGGTTCGACAGCAGCTTGTCGTT
This window encodes:
- a CDS encoding ABC transporter permease → MRLFGGLLLSLALTLLGLLVVTFIIGRVMPIDPVLKIVGERATQAQYDAAYRALGLDQPLWRQFAIYVWDVLHGNFGMSISTGHPVVSDLKRVFPATLELAALGTLIGVSVGVPLGVIAAARRGGWIDQIARVVALVGYSMPIFWLGLMGLLVFYGILGWVGGPGRQGILFDGMVTERTGMILIDSLIAGDWAAFRDAFSHIILPATLLGYFSLAYISRMTRSFMLEQMSSEYILTARVKGLSETRVIWRHAFRNIAVPLVTVIALSFASLLEGSVLTEIIFSWPGIGQYVTKAMLAGDMNAVLGGTVVIGTCFIGLNLLSDILYRILDPRSE